The Urbifossiella limnaea nucleotide sequence CGCGATTCTGGACTGGTTTTCGCGAGTCTGGGAAATGGGCGAAGTCCTGCCCCGCATCGCGGCCCTTGAAGCGCAGCTCGCCGCGAGTGCATTAATCATCGAGACCACGAATCAACATACCTCCTGTAATATAGATGCAGTGCCGGAAGGTATGGTAGCTGATGATTGTTGATCGATTGAAGCAGTTTGCATCTGCAATGTATATTCTGATCGAGAATAACCACAATGCGTGCCAATCAAATGATAATAATGACCAAATAATGGTGCTAGATCAAGGCAGAGTCGTCTTAAGTCGTTCGCCAATGTTCGCGAGCTCAGGAAAGACATTATGCTTGTTGATTGCTAGCAGCTGCAGTTCGCGAACAATGTTAGGCTTGGATTCACGCGGAACGCGATAATTGCGCACATGCGACCCATCGGCCACACGCTCGACCGCGATTGGCTGCTTATGCAAAAGTGTGAAAGTGCCGAGTTGCGCCTGCATGCGGGGGGAATTGCGAATTGCGGTGATCGCAACAGGAGGGTAGCTTAGCGTAGTGGCCCCACGAACGTTACCAGGGAGAAATGGAGCAAGAATGGGATCGCCATAATAAGGAATGTATTTTGAATACTTCGGATAAAGATTCGAGGCCTCGTTGAGCTTCAATGGGTTCAACAGCCAGAGCGCACCGTCCCGATCGAACCGAAGGGGATTGCAAACGGCGAAGAATAATGCAACGAGAGGGCTCTCCGTCCAGTCGAGCAGGCGAGTTGGACATCCGTAGTGCTGCATCAGCGCGAGCCAGTCCCAATCGGAGGTGACAGGACGTTGCAGGAGCAGCGATGCATCTTGCTGAAAGCGAGCCATGAGGTCAAGTTCGGCATCAAGATGGGCGGGGTTCCTAGCCAGCGATGGAGTAAGCGTCCACGCGGCGTCGTCGTGGCCTCGATACCAAAATGGATGGTCCGAGTCGACTGCAATTGCAGACAGCAGGGTTAGCAAGTCGGCGACACTTCCGATGTCACCCTGGGATGCAATAGAGGCCGCAGAGACTGGAGGAGTAGCAGCCATCAAATCCCCTCGCAAAAGAGATGGAAGCGCACACCATTCGACGCTGGAAAACATGCTTGTTCATCTATAATAATCCATTTCCTCCTCGATACCAGCGGCGTCGGTAGCCGCGTCGTTTGCGAGCAAATCCGCGAATTTGCCATCGGTTCGACGATTGCGAGAGATAAGTTGCTGCATTCGCTGCCTGACAGCCGGAGGCTGTTGTTGAACCATTGCCGTAATTGTACGGAGACCTCTCGTGAGACGACCTTGAGCGGTAAGATAGGTAATCAGCCACTCAAGATCGCCAGCGAGTTGAGCAAAAAGGACATAAACGTCATGCCACCACGGCTCGCCGATATGATCACCTACCCGCCTCGACCGAGCACTATTAAGCTCAACTGCTACCAAGTACTCCTGATATCGCAAATGTCCAAAGCCCCATTCACCTGCAGCGGTCATTGGGACCAATATATTGCATGGATCAATGAGCTCATCGACAGCTGTTGCAGCCATCTCTCTTGCATTCTTGCCGTGATGATAAGATGCGATCGCGTCCTCTGCAATCTTATACATTGCCTCTTTAGACATATATCGACGCGTTCGCTCATGCATTTCATGAGCGATCGAACGCGCAACAGTCTCTAGGTCTCTATGGTGTGTAGTAATACGACTAACTTGCTTGTGACTATCGTAGTGCCCCAGCAACAAGCGAAATCGTTCCTCATATAGCCGAATCTCGCTATTTGGCAGAGGTATGTTTTTCTCAGCAAGGACGCATAATGCTGTTGCCAGAAGCGGATTGCGAACTATCGCTGCCACCTTTCGGTGCGCTTGCAAGTGGGCAGTAATATCCTTTACACGATTGTGCGGATCACCACCAAACCATAGCAAAAAGAACTGAT carries:
- a CDS encoding FRG domain-containing protein, producing MFSSVEWCALPSLLRGDLMAATPPVSAASIASQGDIGSVADLLTLLSAIAVDSDHPFWYRGHDDAAWTLTPSLARNPAHLDAELDLMARFQQDASLLLQRPVTSDWDWLALMQHYGCPTRLLDWTESPLVALFFAVCNPLRFDRDGALWLLNPLKLNEASNLYPKYSKYIPYYGDPILAPFLPGNVRGATTLSYPPVAITAIRNSPRMQAQLGTFTLLHKQPIAVERVADGSHVRNYRVPRESKPNIVRELQLLAINKHNVFPELANIGERLKTTLP